One window of Candidatus Binataceae bacterium genomic DNA carries:
- a CDS encoding thiolase family protein: MPALADLRDKTCIVGIGETAYTRGTNKSALELSLEASLAAIEDAGIKPEAIDTVILPGGAGGGGTAGDFIANLGLQDLHYTTSLQEMGGAMCVAALECAATALASGIASYALIPLCCRFYSGRKARQLNSDPGTGLQSAETIRDYYAPFGVGAPPQHYAWMAQRYMQLYGTTHEQLGAIAIAMRKHAQLHPNAVMRGKPMDLADYLASRWVSYPYRLLDCCLETDGAGALLVTTTERARDLRRKPVYVTGIASGHPFPPHDLPNRPDILKMGLDFCAPRAFAMAGMKPSDMDFAEIYDCFTGQAMLQIEAAGFCKRGEGGAFVEGGRIELGGELPINTHGGLLSQAHNSGMNHLVEAVVQLRGEAGARQVNEAELGLVTGWGGHGHGSVAVLRR, from the coding sequence ATGCCTGCACTGGCTGATCTGCGCGACAAGACCTGCATCGTCGGTATCGGCGAGACGGCCTACACGCGCGGCACCAACAAGAGCGCGCTTGAATTGTCGCTGGAGGCTTCGCTTGCCGCCATCGAGGACGCCGGGATCAAGCCGGAAGCGATCGACACGGTGATCTTGCCCGGCGGAGCTGGAGGCGGCGGCACGGCGGGCGATTTTATCGCGAATCTCGGACTGCAGGATCTGCACTATACGACGTCGCTGCAGGAGATGGGCGGAGCGATGTGTGTGGCTGCACTCGAGTGCGCCGCGACCGCGCTGGCCAGCGGCATTGCAAGCTACGCCTTGATCCCGCTCTGCTGCCGCTTTTATTCCGGGCGCAAGGCGCGACAGCTGAATTCCGATCCCGGCACCGGGCTGCAATCCGCGGAGACGATTCGCGATTATTACGCACCTTTCGGAGTTGGCGCGCCGCCACAGCACTATGCGTGGATGGCGCAACGCTATATGCAGCTCTACGGCACGACGCACGAGCAGCTTGGCGCTATCGCCATAGCGATGCGCAAACATGCGCAGCTTCATCCCAACGCGGTGATGCGCGGTAAGCCGATGGATCTGGCCGACTATCTGGCGTCGCGTTGGGTTAGCTATCCGTATCGTTTGCTCGATTGTTGTCTCGAGACCGATGGCGCGGGCGCGTTGCTGGTGACGACCACCGAACGCGCCAGAGACCTGCGGCGCAAACCGGTCTATGTGACGGGTATCGCTTCGGGGCATCCGTTTCCGCCGCACGATCTGCCGAACCGTCCTGACATACTCAAGATGGGTCTCGATTTCTGCGCGCCGCGCGCCTTCGCGATGGCGGGGATGAAGCCGTCCGACATGGACTTCGCAGAAATCTATGATTGTTTCACCGGGCAGGCGATGCTGCAGATCGAGGCCGCCGGCTTTTGCAAAAGGGGCGAAGGGGGAGCTTTCGTTGAAGGCGGCCGTATCGAATTGGGCGGAGAGCTGCCGATCAATACGCACGGAGGGCTTTTGTCGCAGGCGCACAACTCGGGCATGAATCATCTGGTCGAAGCGGTCGTGCAGCTACGCGGCGAGGCCGGGGCCCGGCAGGTAAACGAGGCAGAGCTAGGATTGGTCACCGGCTGGGGTGGGCACGGCCACGGCTCGGTTGCGGTTCTACGCCGTTGA
- a CDS encoding thiamine pyrophosphate-binding protein, which translates to MSTLRGEQIIAKSFQREGVDTIFFMMGGPTGGTAGACLDLGMQGIYVRHEQAAAMMAHAYARVTGKPGICIAPMGPGVANLVTGLANAWADASPIIAIGGSAPMRGWTLDTFQEMDQVPMMKPIVKNAFRVDLGYRIPEYISIAFREALDGKRGPIYLDLPGDILSGKVDEEKINWVDGNYRTEARPAGDPILIKKAVDLLANARKPLIVTGSGVLWADAEADLKAFVDATGIPFFTTPQGRGVVSEDHPRSFPAARSTAFREADVVLVIGARANSMLSFLRAPRFSPDAKFINVNVDGREIGHNRAADIGIIGDAKLVLGQLKDAAAGRFNAKEESVWVAQLAAKHRTNQERNAPLMHSSKTPIHPLRLCNEVKDVITRDTILVVDGHEILNFARQSIPIYNARCSLNAGPHGCMGVGIPFGIGAKVAAPDKPVVVLSGDGAFGWNGMEMDTAIRHKLNIVVVLSNNGGFTSRQTGGTVGRDLGYQRYDKMVEALGGYGEFIDKPDEIRPAIERAIKSNKPALVNVCTDPDAQATTDMGFAGY; encoded by the coding sequence GTGAGCACATTACGCGGAGAACAGATCATCGCGAAGAGCTTTCAGCGCGAGGGCGTCGATACCATCTTCTTCATGATGGGTGGGCCGACCGGCGGCACCGCCGGCGCCTGTCTCGACCTCGGCATGCAGGGCATCTATGTCCGCCACGAGCAGGCCGCCGCGATGATGGCGCATGCCTACGCGCGCGTCACCGGCAAGCCCGGCATCTGTATCGCGCCGATGGGCCCCGGGGTCGCCAATCTGGTCACCGGCCTCGCCAACGCCTGGGCCGACGCCTCGCCGATTATCGCAATTGGCGGCTCCGCCCCGATGCGCGGATGGACGCTCGACACCTTCCAGGAGATGGACCAGGTGCCGATGATGAAGCCGATCGTCAAAAACGCCTTTCGCGTGGACCTCGGCTATCGCATCCCTGAATACATCAGTATCGCCTTTCGCGAGGCCCTCGACGGCAAGCGCGGCCCGATCTATCTCGACCTGCCGGGCGACATCCTTTCGGGCAAAGTCGATGAGGAGAAGATCAACTGGGTCGACGGCAACTATCGCACCGAGGCGCGGCCGGCCGGCGATCCGATCCTGATCAAAAAGGCGGTCGATCTGCTGGCCAACGCGCGCAAGCCCCTGATCGTCACGGGTAGCGGCGTGCTCTGGGCCGACGCGGAGGCGGATCTGAAAGCCTTCGTTGACGCCACGGGCATCCCCTTCTTCACGACTCCGCAAGGCCGCGGCGTGGTTTCCGAGGACCATCCGCGCTCATTCCCGGCGGCGCGTTCGACCGCCTTCCGCGAAGCCGACGTCGTGCTTGTGATCGGCGCGCGGGCCAACTCGATGCTCTCGTTCCTGCGTGCGCCGCGTTTTTCGCCCGACGCCAAATTCATCAACGTCAATGTTGACGGCCGCGAGATCGGCCACAACCGCGCCGCCGATATCGGCATTATCGGCGACGCCAAGCTGGTGCTGGGGCAACTCAAAGACGCCGCGGCGGGCCGCTTCAACGCCAAAGAAGAGAGCGTCTGGGTCGCGCAACTCGCGGCGAAGCATCGCACCAACCAGGAGCGCAACGCCCCGCTGATGCACTCGTCCAAGACGCCGATTCATCCGCTGCGCCTGTGCAACGAGGTCAAGGACGTCATCACCCGCGACACGATCCTGGTCGTCGACGGCCACGAGATTCTCAACTTCGCCCGCCAGTCGATTCCGATCTACAACGCGCGATGCAGCCTCAATGCCGGGCCGCACGGATGCATGGGCGTCGGCATCCCCTTCGGGATCGGCGCAAAAGTTGCGGCGCCCGACAAGCCGGTCGTGGTGCTGAGCGGCGACGGCGCCTTCGGCTGGAACGGAATGGAGATGGACACCGCCATCCGGCACAAGCTCAATATCGTCGTCGTGCTCTCGAACAACGGCGGCTTTACCTCGCGTCAGACCGGCGGCACGGTCGGCCGCGATCTCGGTTATCAGCGCTACGACAAGATGGTCGAGGCGCTCGGTGGCTACGGAGAATTCATCGATAAGCCCGACGAGATCCGCCCGGCGATCGAGCGCGCGATCAAGTCGAACAAGCCCGCGCTGGTCAACGTCTGCACCGATCCGGACGCGCAGGCGACCACCGACATGGGCTTCGCCGGCTACTGA
- a CDS encoding CmcJ/NvfI family oxidoreductase, translating into MDQLKDIENHVAGITKRASSVYAPPLQLTKGQPAPIAANGGLSYMSLDRNGDAGTAAATEDALRQIAEGKGQALIDALDKAPPGPIETKWGRGFRSYAECLEYIRAHQIEAPEGGVALPLRYAVDEQPSYSIVPSNALWRDPARAAEAKALRKEEQDIGRRCLYFPVVLRDARRIGEYYPGLSPNSAACMDKLGVSLARCESKCKNFYDAAEVERVFYPEMEKLLLEFFPGAADALVYNHDVFDKDYKGDRTEDQAKNNPGVNANYAYIVHNDLNDNSGRVRCRELLTKNLRNFGRAQHYTEEQADAKMSQRFMSINLAKPMETVCQNPFVLCAWPSFADQPYVTNYRVYDDRVGETTRFTYRADHEWYWFPQQKPTEVSMLKCYDSVTDGSVSRWSFHTACIDPTAPDDAPCRKNVVVRAFVFF; encoded by the coding sequence ATGGACCAGCTCAAGGACATCGAGAACCACGTTGCGGGGATTACGAAGAGAGCTTCGTCGGTCTATGCGCCTCCCCTCCAACTCACCAAAGGACAGCCGGCGCCAATCGCTGCGAATGGCGGTCTATCCTACATGTCCCTCGACCGAAACGGCGATGCCGGGACTGCCGCCGCGACCGAGGATGCGCTCCGCCAGATTGCCGAGGGCAAAGGGCAAGCGCTTATCGATGCGCTCGATAAGGCTCCTCCCGGCCCGATCGAGACCAAGTGGGGCCGTGGATTTCGTAGCTACGCAGAATGCCTTGAATATATTCGAGCGCACCAAATCGAAGCCCCTGAAGGTGGCGTAGCGCTTCCGCTGCGCTACGCCGTTGACGAGCAGCCATCCTACTCGATCGTCCCGTCAAACGCACTCTGGCGGGACCCGGCGCGCGCGGCCGAGGCCAAGGCGTTGCGCAAGGAAGAGCAAGACATCGGGCGACGATGCCTCTATTTTCCTGTAGTTTTGCGCGACGCGCGACGAATCGGGGAATACTACCCAGGTCTCTCGCCCAACAGCGCCGCATGCATGGACAAGCTCGGTGTTTCGCTCGCGCGCTGCGAGTCCAAGTGCAAAAATTTTTACGACGCGGCGGAGGTGGAGCGCGTGTTCTACCCGGAGATGGAGAAGCTCTTGTTGGAGTTTTTCCCAGGCGCCGCGGATGCACTCGTGTACAACCACGATGTTTTCGACAAGGACTACAAAGGCGACCGCACCGAGGATCAGGCCAAGAACAATCCAGGTGTGAACGCCAATTACGCCTACATCGTGCACAACGACCTGAATGATAACAGTGGCCGCGTGCGCTGCCGCGAGCTGCTCACGAAGAACCTGCGGAACTTCGGGCGCGCGCAGCACTACACGGAGGAGCAGGCCGACGCCAAGATGTCGCAGCGGTTCATGTCGATCAACCTCGCCAAGCCGATGGAGACCGTGTGCCAGAACCCCTTCGTGCTCTGCGCCTGGCCCTCTTTCGCCGACCAGCCGTACGTCACCAACTACCGCGTCTACGACGATCGCGTCGGTGAGACCACCCGCTTCACCTACCGCGCCGACCACGAGTGGTACTGGTTTCCCCAGCAGAAGCCCACCGAGGTCTCGATGCTCAAGTGCTACGACTCCGTCACCGACGGTTCCGTCTCGCGCTGGTCTTTCCACACTGCCTGCATCGACCCAACCGCCCCCGACGACGCTCCCTGCCGCAAGAACGTCGTGGTCCGAGCCTTTGTCTTTTTCTAA
- a CDS encoding OB-fold domain-containing protein has product MKTENPAPADKRSVLLRGNAKEFYEWCRKRELRFQRCQDCGVWRHPPRPMCGSCHSMRREWAPTLGKGKVYCWTVVHQALDPAFANEVPYAAAIVELDEGPRLATWITGLPPDRLTVGMPVEVWFDDLDDQVALPKFRPLIE; this is encoded by the coding sequence ATGAAGACTGAGAATCCGGCGCCGGCGGACAAGCGATCGGTTCTTTTGCGCGGTAATGCGAAAGAGTTCTACGAATGGTGCCGCAAGCGGGAGCTGCGGTTTCAGCGCTGTCAGGACTGCGGCGTCTGGCGTCATCCGCCACGCCCGATGTGTGGCAGTTGCCATTCGATGCGGCGGGAATGGGCGCCAACCTTGGGAAAGGGCAAGGTCTATTGCTGGACCGTTGTCCATCAGGCGCTCGACCCAGCGTTTGCCAATGAGGTGCCGTATGCCGCGGCGATCGTCGAACTCGATGAGGGACCGCGCCTCGCGACGTGGATTACGGGACTACCTCCTGACCGGCTTACGGTCGGCATGCCGGTCGAAGTCTGGTTCGACGATCTGGACGATCAGGTTGCACTGCCCAAATTTCGGCCGCTCATCGAATAG
- a CDS encoding RluA family pseudouridine synthase, with product MATEVELLPFLLGPPLELSRKRAKELIRFGAVSVAGRTHLRHDTRLAAGDIVTIAKGLNLRPGTPPPALKIVHLDAAIVVIDKPAGLLAMGSAREKERTAHRLLNEYLKTSVNARDQQAFIVHRLDRETSGLMIFARSEASQSALQRGWKNVTKRYLATVEGAPPSAEGTLEDRLMENASMMVRRVPSGGELAVTHYRVIRRRRLRSLLELTLATGRKHQIRVQLAGAGCPVVGDRKYGTGVESAPRLALHACELSLRHPVSAASLVFRSTLPLALAKLLQ from the coding sequence GTGGCGACAGAAGTTGAGTTACTGCCCTTTCTGCTGGGTCCGCCGCTCGAGCTCTCACGCAAACGCGCGAAGGAGTTGATCCGCTTCGGCGCGGTGAGCGTCGCGGGCCGGACGCATCTCCGGCACGATACGCGACTCGCGGCCGGCGACATCGTTACGATCGCGAAGGGGCTGAACCTGCGTCCGGGCACCCCGCCGCCGGCGCTCAAGATCGTTCACCTCGATGCGGCCATCGTGGTCATCGACAAGCCCGCCGGGCTGCTGGCGATGGGCTCGGCGCGGGAAAAAGAACGCACCGCCCACCGGCTGCTCAATGAGTATCTGAAAACCTCCGTCAACGCGCGCGACCAGCAGGCCTTCATCGTCCATCGGCTCGACCGCGAGACCTCGGGCCTGATGATCTTCGCGCGGAGCGAGGCGAGCCAGTCGGCGCTGCAGCGCGGATGGAAGAACGTCACCAAACGCTATCTGGCGACCGTGGAGGGAGCGCCGCCCAGCGCGGAGGGGACGCTCGAGGATCGCCTGATGGAAAACGCCTCGATGATGGTGCGGCGGGTACCGAGCGGAGGCGAGCTGGCCGTCACGCACTATCGAGTGATTCGGCGGCGCAGGCTGCGATCGCTACTCGAACTCACGCTGGCGACCGGGCGCAAGCATCAGATTCGCGTGCAGCTCGCCGGCGCCGGATGTCCCGTCGTGGGCGATCGCAAATATGGCACGGGGGTCGAGTCAGCGCCGCGCCTCGCGCTGCATGCATGCGAACTGAGCCTGCGTCATCCGGTCTCGGCGGCATCGCTGGTGTTTCGCAGCACCCTGCCGCTAGCCTTGGCTAAGTTGCTGCAATAG
- the panD gene encoding aspartate 1-decarboxylase has translation MRIMLRAKLHRLHLTGADPDYEGSIAIDTNLLNAAGILQYEMVHVWNVTNGERLETYAINAPAGSGEVALNGAAALRGKPGDIIIVATFAPMDEAGASKCKPTVIHVDERNRPRELYIAKTG, from the coding sequence ATGAGAATAATGCTGCGTGCCAAGCTTCATCGCCTGCATCTGACCGGCGCCGACCCCGACTACGAGGGCAGCATCGCGATCGATACCAACCTGCTCAATGCCGCGGGCATCCTCCAATACGAGATGGTTCACGTCTGGAATGTGACTAACGGCGAGCGGCTCGAAACTTACGCGATCAATGCGCCGGCGGGCTCCGGCGAAGTCGCGCTCAACGGCGCCGCCGCGCTGCGCGGCAAGCCCGGTGATATCATTATCGTGGCGACCTTCGCCCCGATGGACGAAGCAGGCGCGAGCAAATGCAAACCCACCGTGATCCACGTCGACGAACGTAACCGCCCGCGCGAACTCTATATCGCCAAAACCGGATAA
- a CDS encoding TauD/TfdA family dioxygenase encodes MAITVWPASDNFAAEIGDIDLSRELSAADLTAVKQAFWDYSVLIFPEQQLTEDQHLAFARNFGELEQVVFLKMDVKLRLRPELADVSNLNHRSEIWRDEGRMRMIAAGNRLWHTDSSFKYLPARASLLYAREIPPVGGYTEFADLRAACDALPEAARERLAGLIAEHSLIYSRERTGFTNFTAEERANLSPVPQVMIRTIPESGRRSLYLASHIGKIRGMPDDAARTLVDELIAHATQRQFVYHHRWRKHDLVMWDDRCTMHRGGAYDDLRWVRDLQRATVADIANTTQTEARSAP; translated from the coding sequence TTGGCGATTACAGTTTGGCCGGCGAGCGACAACTTCGCCGCAGAAATTGGCGACATCGATCTTTCGCGCGAGTTAAGCGCCGCCGATCTCACTGCGGTCAAGCAGGCCTTTTGGGACTATAGCGTGCTGATCTTCCCGGAGCAGCAGCTCACCGAGGATCAGCATCTCGCCTTCGCGCGTAATTTCGGCGAGCTCGAGCAGGTCGTCTTCCTCAAGATGGACGTAAAACTGCGCCTGCGCCCGGAGCTTGCCGACGTCTCGAATCTCAACCATCGCAGCGAAATCTGGCGCGACGAGGGGCGCATGCGGATGATCGCCGCGGGCAATCGGCTCTGGCATACCGACAGTTCCTTCAAGTATCTGCCCGCGCGGGCCTCGCTGCTCTATGCGCGTGAGATTCCGCCGGTCGGCGGCTACACCGAATTTGCCGATCTGCGCGCCGCCTGCGACGCGCTACCCGAGGCCGCGCGCGAGCGGCTCGCGGGCCTGATCGCCGAGCACTCCCTGATCTACTCGCGTGAGCGCACCGGCTTTACCAACTTCACCGCGGAGGAGCGCGCCAACCTGAGCCCGGTCCCGCAGGTAATGATCCGTACGATCCCCGAAAGTGGTCGGCGCTCGCTTTATCTCGCTTCACACATCGGCAAGATCCGCGGGATGCCCGACGACGCAGCGCGCACGCTGGTCGACGAGCTGATCGCGCACGCCACCCAGCGGCAGTTCGTCTATCACCATCGATGGCGCAAGCACGATCTCGTGATGTGGGACGATCGCTGCACGATGCATCGCGGGGGCGCTTACGACGATCTGCGCTGGGTCCGCGACCTGCAGCGCGCAACGGTCGCCGACATCGCGAACACTACGCAGACCGAAGCGCGCTCGGCGCCTTAG